The Martelella sp. AD-3 genome includes a region encoding these proteins:
- a CDS encoding phosphomannomutase translates to MSVKFGTSGLRGLSVDLLGEPSSLYSAAFCRHLLETGQAEKGATVLVGRDYRESSPAIAERCMGAIAAAGFKPVDCGALPTPALAFFGQKKNAASIMITGSHIPADRNGIKFYRADGEITKEDEQAISAWAEKLKGTAEAGHAEGEDMASEALALFAARCTSILPEDALSGMKIGVYQHSTVARDLFIAVLEEYGADVVPLGFSESFIPVDTEAVSQETVDLLKGWAKEYGLDALVSADGDADRPLVADETGTPLRGDLVGLMTANFLKAKVVVTPVTSNSGIEKNGDFEVVRTRVGSPFVIAGMMDALSSGKEGVMGFEANGGLLTASAFRPADDAIAALPTRDCFLPILSALYLAAKDKRAMSELASAYSLPVADADRIKDFAQERSAALMAHLRASEENLAAFLAPIGGVADKSDIDGLRVTLEDGRIIHFRPSGNAPEMRCYVEAETAEAARNLLKQGLSLIEGFKPA, encoded by the coding sequence ATGAGTGTGAAATTCGGAACCAGCGGGCTGCGCGGCCTCTCGGTGGATCTATTGGGCGAACCATCCTCTCTTTATTCAGCGGCGTTCTGCCGCCATCTCCTGGAAACAGGACAGGCGGAGAAGGGCGCAACCGTTCTGGTCGGGCGGGACTATCGCGAATCGAGCCCGGCGATCGCGGAGCGCTGCATGGGCGCGATCGCGGCTGCGGGTTTCAAGCCGGTCGATTGCGGCGCGCTGCCCACGCCGGCGCTCGCTTTTTTCGGACAGAAGAAGAATGCCGCCTCGATCATGATCACCGGGTCGCACATCCCCGCCGATCGCAACGGCATCAAGTTCTACCGCGCCGACGGCGAGATCACCAAGGAAGATGAACAGGCGATTTCAGCCTGGGCGGAGAAGCTGAAGGGCACGGCGGAGGCCGGCCACGCTGAAGGCGAGGACATGGCGAGCGAGGCGCTGGCGCTGTTTGCCGCGCGCTGCACCTCGATCCTGCCGGAAGATGCGCTTTCCGGCATGAAGATCGGCGTCTACCAGCATTCCACCGTTGCCCGCGACCTGTTCATCGCCGTTCTGGAAGAATATGGCGCCGATGTCGTCCCGCTGGGTTTCTCCGAGAGCTTCATTCCGGTCGATACCGAAGCGGTTTCGCAGGAGACCGTCGACCTTCTGAAAGGCTGGGCAAAGGAGTACGGCCTTGACGCGCTGGTTTCCGCCGATGGTGATGCCGACCGTCCGCTGGTCGCCGATGAGACCGGGACGCCCCTGCGCGGCGACCTGGTCGGTCTGATGACCGCGAATTTTCTCAAGGCCAAGGTCGTCGTCACGCCGGTCACCTCCAATTCCGGCATTGAAAAGAACGGCGATTTCGAGGTCGTGCGCACCCGCGTCGGGTCGCCCTTCGTCATCGCCGGCATGATGGACGCTCTTTCTTCCGGCAAGGAGGGCGTGATGGGGTTCGAGGCCAATGGCGGGCTCCTGACCGCTTCTGCCTTCCGCCCTGCCGATGACGCGATCGCCGCGCTGCCGACGCGCGACTGCTTCCTGCCGATCCTCTCCGCGCTCTATCTCGCGGCCAAGGACAAGCGGGCCATGTCGGAACTGGCGAGCGCCTACAGCCTGCCGGTGGCAGACGCCGACCGCATCAAGGACTTTGCCCAGGAGCGCAGCGCCGCGCTGATGGCCCATCTGAGGGCCAGCGAGGAAAATCTGGCCGCATTTCTCGCCCCGATCGGCGGCGTCGCGGACAAGAGCGACATCGACGGCCTGAGGGTGACGCTCGAGGATGGCCGCATCATCCATTTCCGCCCCTCCGGCAACGCGCCGGAGATGCGCTGCTATGTCGAGGCCGAGACCGCCGAGGCGGCGCGCAATCTTCTGAAACAGGGGCTCTCCCTGATCGAAGGGTTCAAGCCTGCCTGA
- a CDS encoding GntR family transcriptional regulator: MSEEDVIEAPTGRDRLEQIHDIIRERICMLDYPPGERLSEAALAEEFGMSRTPLRRVLARLEDEGLLQSVHGVGTIVTDVDLDELAQVYRLRMELIVLTTSLDPAELTPDLIDAFRVLNARAEALRRDPSARDFAALDRDMLLQLLQLTENMPLREASERLYFRTARIWLQAITASDIDLEHEAEIYCRETADILTALESGNRDAVGHMRRAHISMSFARMR, encoded by the coding sequence ATGAGCGAGGAGGACGTCATCGAGGCGCCGACCGGCCGCGACAGGCTGGAGCAGATCCACGACATCATCCGCGAGCGCATCTGCATGCTCGACTATCCGCCCGGCGAGAGGCTTTCCGAAGCTGCCCTTGCGGAAGAATTCGGCATGTCGCGCACGCCGCTCCGGCGCGTTCTGGCGCGGCTCGAAGATGAAGGCCTGCTGCAGTCGGTCCACGGCGTCGGCACCATCGTCACCGATGTCGACCTTGATGAACTGGCCCAGGTCTACCGCCTGCGCATGGAACTGATCGTGCTGACGACGAGCCTCGACCCGGCGGAGTTGACGCCCGACCTGATCGACGCTTTCAGGGTGCTGAATGCCCGTGCCGAGGCGCTGCGAAGAGACCCGTCGGCACGGGATTTCGCCGCACTCGACCGAGACATGCTGCTGCAACTGCTTCAACTGACGGAGAACATGCCGCTGAGGGAGGCAAGCGAGCGGCTTTATTTCCGCACCGCCCGCATCTGGCTGCAGGCCATCACCGCCTCCGATATCGATTTGGAACATGAGGCCGAAATCTACTGCCGCGAAACCGCCGACATCCTGACCGCGCTCGAAAGCGGAAACCGCGACGCCGTCGGCCACATGCGCCGCGCCCATATTTCCATGAGTTTTGCACGGATGCGATGA
- a CDS encoding mannose-1-phosphate guanylyltransferase/mannose-6-phosphate isomerase, producing the protein MTSKIVPVIMAGGKGTRLWPLSRATAPKQFIRFLGPKTLYQKTLERVSDSDRYEAPIILTNEDFRFLAAEQAREIDMDLTGIILEPIARNTAPAVAAAAALVRANFGEDAIMQVFASDHEIEAGPDYFACIDTAFAAAKSGKLVTFGIEPTEPATGYGYIEAGDELDTGARAVARFIEKPELARAEEMLAAGNFTWNSGIFMFPISVLVRELETYAPEVMQYAEQAVLKDESDLELDFIRLDKDAFEKCPDISIDYAVMEKTDAAAVVASSFSWSDLGSWDAVWKDGEQDADGNVIAADATLIDTKNSLVISRDLHVAMQGLDGMAVIASEDAVYVGRLSDSQNVGNIVKMLKAQKETKALAEEHPTSYRPWGGYTSIIKGERFQAKRIFVKPGKKLSLQKHHHRAEHWIVVKGTAEVTVDEDVKMLTENQSVYIPLGAVHRLSNPGKITLELIEVQTGSYLGEDDIIRIDDDFGRG; encoded by the coding sequence ATGACCAGCAAGATCGTTCCCGTCATCATGGCCGGCGGCAAGGGCACACGGCTCTGGCCGCTGTCGCGCGCCACCGCGCCGAAGCAGTTTATCCGCTTTCTCGGCCCCAAGACGCTTTACCAGAAGACGCTCGAGCGCGTATCCGACAGCGACCGCTACGAGGCGCCGATCATCCTGACGAACGAGGATTTCCGCTTTCTCGCCGCCGAGCAGGCGCGCGAGATCGACATGGATCTGACGGGCATCATCCTGGAGCCGATCGCGCGCAACACCGCGCCCGCCGTTGCCGCCGCCGCCGCCCTGGTGCGCGCCAATTTCGGCGAGGACGCGATCATGCAGGTCTTTGCATCCGACCATGAGATCGAGGCCGGGCCCGACTATTTCGCCTGCATCGACACGGCCTTTGCCGCCGCCAAATCCGGCAAGCTCGTGACCTTCGGCATCGAGCCGACGGAGCCTGCCACCGGCTACGGCTATATCGAGGCCGGCGATGAGCTGGATACCGGGGCGCGCGCCGTCGCCCGCTTCATCGAGAAGCCCGAACTGGCGAGGGCCGAGGAAATGCTCGCTGCCGGGAACTTCACCTGGAACTCGGGCATCTTCATGTTTCCGATCTCCGTTCTGGTGCGCGAGCTCGAAACCTATGCTCCCGAGGTCATGCAGTATGCCGAACAGGCTGTGCTGAAGGATGAAAGCGACCTCGAGCTCGACTTCATCCGTCTCGACAAGGACGCGTTTGAAAAATGCCCGGATATCTCCATCGACTATGCGGTGATGGAAAAGACCGATGCGGCGGCCGTCGTCGCCTCCTCTTTCTCCTGGTCGGATCTCGGCTCATGGGACGCGGTCTGGAAGGACGGCGAGCAGGACGCCGACGGCAATGTTATCGCCGCCGATGCGACGCTCATAGACACGAAGAACTCGCTGGTGATCTCGCGCGACCTGCATGTCGCCATGCAGGGGCTCGACGGCATGGCCGTGATCGCCTCGGAAGACGCGGTCTATGTCGGCAGGCTTTCCGACAGCCAGAATGTCGGCAATATCGTCAAGATGCTGAAGGCGCAGAAAGAGACCAAGGCGCTCGCCGAGGAGCACCCGACCTCCTATCGTCCGTGGGGCGGCTATACCTCCATCATCAAGGGCGAGCGTTTCCAGGCCAAGCGCATCTTCGTCAAGCCCGGCAAGAAACTGTCGCTGCAGAAGCACCATCACCGCGCCGAACACTGGATCGTGGTCAAGGGCACGGCCGAGGTGACGGTCGACGAGGATGTGAAGATGCTGACGGAAAACCAGTCGGTCTATATCCCCCTCGGCGCCGTGCACCGGCTTTCCAACCCGGGCAAGATCACGCTGGAACTGATCGAGGTGCAGACCGGATCCTATCTCGGCGAGGACGACATCATCCGCATCGACGACGATTTCGGCCGCGGCTGA
- the dgcN gene encoding N-acetyltransferase DgcN, giving the protein MIETPYLLFLGDAPDALAAKVAQGIKDWRPEYAIGQFRLEGCKADMKLPDLTIEEAVEKGVKTLVIGVANRGGVISPAWKSVLIEALEAGLDLASGLHNLLRNEPDLAAKAKELGRTLHDVRIPAVQYPIANGRKRTGKRMLAVGTDCSVGKMYTALCVEKAMREKGLKATFRATGQTGILITGEGVPLDAVIADFMAGSVEYLTPDNDADHWDLIEGQGSLFHASYSGVTMALVHGGQPDALVLCHEPNRPHMRGLPDYQLPSLETLQDLALQVARIVNPDCKVVGISVNTSAMSDEEALAYCRETEARMGLPTVDPFRHGAQRLAEALAAL; this is encoded by the coding sequence ATGATCGAAACACCTTATCTTCTGTTTCTCGGAGATGCTCCGGATGCGCTGGCCGCCAAGGTTGCCCAGGGCATCAAGGACTGGCGGCCGGAATATGCCATCGGCCAGTTTCGTCTCGAGGGGTGCAAGGCCGACATGAAGCTGCCGGACCTCACCATTGAAGAAGCGGTGGAGAAGGGCGTGAAAACGCTGGTCATCGGCGTTGCCAATCGCGGCGGGGTGATCTCGCCTGCCTGGAAGTCCGTGCTGATCGAGGCGCTCGAGGCCGGCCTCGACCTTGCCTCCGGCCTGCACAACCTGCTGCGCAACGAGCCCGACCTTGCCGCAAAGGCCAAGGAACTTGGCCGCACGCTGCATGATGTCCGCATTCCCGCCGTGCAATATCCGATCGCAAACGGCAGGAAGCGCACAGGCAAGCGCATGCTCGCCGTCGGCACGGATTGCTCCGTCGGCAAGATGTACACCGCGCTCTGCGTTGAAAAGGCGATGCGGGAAAAGGGCCTGAAGGCCACCTTCCGCGCCACCGGCCAGACGGGCATCCTGATCACCGGCGAAGGCGTGCCGCTTGATGCGGTGATCGCCGATTTCATGGCCGGATCGGTCGAATATCTGACGCCGGACAACGACGCCGACCACTGGGACCTGATCGAGGGGCAGGGCAGCCTGTTCCACGCGTCCTATTCCGGCGTCACCATGGCGCTCGTGCATGGCGGCCAGCCGGATGCGCTGGTGCTCTGCCATGAGCCGAACCGTCCGCATATGCGCGGCCTGCCGGATTATCAGCTGCCGAGCCTCGAGACGCTGCAGGACCTCGCCCTGCAGGTCGCCCGCATCGTCAATCCGGATTGCAAGGTCGTCGGCATCTCCGTCAATACCTCCGCCATGTCGGATGAGGAAGCGCTCGCTTATTGCCGCGAGACGGAAGCGCGCATGGGCCTGCCGACGGTCGATCCCTTCCGCCACGGCGCGCAGCGGCTCGCAGAGGCGCTTGCGGCGCTATGA
- the dgcA gene encoding N-acetyl-D-Glu racemase DgcA: MTGITVTAREDVFPVAGSFTISRGSRTEIRVVTVTLSDGEHRGRGESVPYARYGETVDGVISDILSLEGEIAAGLDRIALQARMKPGAARNALDCAFWDLEARRTGRPVWQLAGLSKPKPLTTAYTISLGTPEKMKAQAAENAHRPLLKVKLGTDDDRGRIEAVRAGAPKSTIIVDANEGWTVEAYQKLAPELVRLGVALVEQPLPAGDDAALAEIERPLPVCADESCHARPSLESLKGKYDAINIKIDKTGGLTEALLLKKDAMAAGFQIMTGCMLGTSLAMAPAMLVADGAPFVDLDGPLLLASDRDPPIRFEGSVMHPADPALWG; the protein is encoded by the coding sequence ATGACCGGCATCACCGTCACCGCGCGGGAGGATGTGTTTCCCGTCGCCGGCAGCTTCACCATCTCGCGCGGCTCGCGCACGGAGATTCGCGTCGTTACCGTCACGCTTTCGGACGGCGAACATCGCGGGCGCGGGGAATCCGTGCCCTATGCCCGCTACGGCGAAACCGTCGACGGCGTGATTTCGGATATTCTGTCGCTTGAGGGCGAGATTGCCGCCGGCCTCGACAGGATCGCGCTGCAGGCGCGGATGAAGCCGGGCGCGGCGCGCAACGCGCTCGATTGCGCCTTCTGGGATCTGGAGGCCAGGCGGACCGGCAGGCCGGTCTGGCAGCTGGCCGGGCTTTCGAAGCCGAAGCCGCTGACCACTGCCTACACGATCTCGCTCGGCACGCCGGAGAAGATGAAGGCCCAGGCGGCCGAAAATGCCCATCGCCCTTTGCTCAAGGTCAAGCTCGGCACGGATGATGACCGCGGCCGCATCGAGGCGGTGCGCGCCGGCGCGCCGAAATCCACCATCATTGTCGACGCCAATGAAGGCTGGACCGTCGAGGCCTATCAGAAGCTCGCCCCCGAACTGGTGCGTCTCGGCGTGGCGCTGGTGGAACAACCGTTGCCGGCCGGCGATGACGCGGCCCTTGCCGAGATCGAGCGGCCGCTGCCGGTCTGCGCCGATGAAAGCTGCCACGCCCGCCCTTCGCTGGAAAGCCTCAAGGGCAAGTATGACGCGATCAATATCAAGATCGACAAGACCGGCGGACTGACGGAAGCGCTTCTGTTGAAGAAGGACGCCATGGCGGCCGGCTTTCAGATCATGACCGGCTGCATGCTCGGCACCTCGCTTGCCATGGCGCCGGCCATGCTGGTGGCCGACGGCGCCCCCTTCGTCGATCTCGATGGCCCGCTTCTGCTCGCCAGCGACCGCGACCCGCCGATCCGTTTCGAAGGCTCGGTCATGCACCCGGCCGATCCGGCGCTGTGGGGGTAG
- a CDS encoding ribonuclease HII, with amino-acid sequence MSFSDPADSPALFELPPAGPDFVLEQRARLRGLWPVAGCDEAGRGPLAGPVVAAAVILDPDRIPEGLDDSKKLTAKRRAALFEKIMADAVVSVASSSPALIDRINILAASLDAMRRAVCGLARAPMLVLADGRDRPPGIACGAEAVIKGDGRSLSIAAASIVAKVTRDRMMETAGLLYPAYGFDAHAGYGTARHLSAISEAGPCPLHRKSFRPIRECGRAAGDITPDVIEP; translated from the coding sequence ATGTCATTCAGCGATCCAGCCGATTCTCCTGCCCTTTTCGAGCTGCCGCCGGCCGGACCCGATTTCGTGCTCGAACAGCGCGCGCGGCTCAGAGGGCTCTGGCCGGTCGCCGGCTGCGACGAGGCCGGACGCGGTCCCCTGGCAGGCCCGGTGGTGGCCGCCGCCGTGATCCTCGATCCCGACCGCATTCCCGAGGGCCTCGACGACTCGAAGAAGCTGACGGCGAAAAGACGCGCGGCGCTGTTCGAGAAGATCATGGCCGATGCCGTCGTCTCCGTCGCCTCGAGCAGTCCCGCTCTCATCGACCGTATCAACATTCTCGCCGCAAGCCTTGATGCGATGCGCCGCGCCGTCTGCGGCCTCGCCCGCGCTCCGATGCTCGTTCTCGCCGACGGGCGCGATCGTCCGCCGGGCATTGCCTGCGGCGCGGAGGCCGTCATCAAGGGCGACGGGCGATCGCTGTCGATCGCCGCCGCCTCGATCGTCGCCAAGGTGACGCGGGACAGGATGATGGAGACCGCAGGCCTGCTCTATCCGGCTTATGGCTTTGACGCCCATGCGGGTTACGGAACCGCCCGCCATCTCTCGGCGATCTCCGAGGCCGGGCCATGTCCGCTCCACCGCAAGAGCTTCCGGCCGATCCGCGAATGCGGGCGCGCCGCCGGCGACATTACGCCGGACGTCATCGAACCCTGA
- a CDS encoding M24 family metallopeptidase, with translation MPALPFSRSEYDRRLALTRKAMEAWGIDVLVVTAPAGMNWLTGYDGWSFYVDQAVLVTPTGMPFWWGRLMDANGARRTSYIDEDHIIYYADRYVQAAGCHPMDDLADKIRELGHGKNRIAVEMTAYYYSAAGHKALVEGLPEATIIDGSGLVDWQRVVKSDEELAFMRKAAKISDRVMSHAMEIAEPGMKKNRFVGELMKTAIDGVDDAWGDYPAIMPLLPSGADASAPHLTWNSDEFRMGEATFIEQAGCYRRYHAPLSRTIFFGTPPDHMKAAADAAVAGLNAGIEAARAGNRAGDIAAAMERELWKVGIERPNRCGYATGLAYPPDWGEHTVSIRTSDDTLLKPGMTLHFMPGLWMDDWGLEITETILIREDGPAEALCNIERKLFVKD, from the coding sequence ATGCCAGCGCTGCCTTTCTCCCGATCCGAATATGACCGCCGCCTGGCGCTGACCCGCAAGGCGATGGAGGCCTGGGGCATCGATGTGCTGGTCGTCACCGCGCCGGCCGGCATGAACTGGCTGACCGGCTATGACGGCTGGTCTTTTTACGTCGATCAGGCCGTGCTGGTGACCCCGACCGGCATGCCGTTCTGGTGGGGCCGGCTGATGGATGCCAACGGCGCGCGCCGCACCTCCTATATCGATGAGGACCACATCATCTATTACGCCGACCGCTATGTGCAGGCCGCCGGCTGCCACCCCATGGACGACCTGGCCGACAAGATCCGGGAACTCGGCCACGGGAAAAACCGCATCGCCGTGGAGATGACCGCCTATTACTATTCCGCCGCCGGCCACAAGGCGCTGGTCGAAGGCCTTCCCGAGGCGACGATCATCGATGGTTCCGGTCTTGTCGACTGGCAGCGCGTGGTCAAGTCGGACGAGGAGCTCGCCTTCATGCGCAAGGCCGCGAAGATTTCCGACAGAGTGATGTCGCATGCCATGGAGATTGCCGAGCCGGGCATGAAAAAGAACCGTTTCGTCGGCGAACTGATGAAGACGGCGATCGACGGCGTCGACGATGCCTGGGGCGACTATCCCGCCATCATGCCGCTTCTGCCTTCCGGGGCCGATGCCTCCGCGCCGCACCTCACCTGGAACAGCGATGAATTCCGCATGGGCGAGGCAACCTTCATCGAACAGGCGGGCTGCTACCGCCGTTATCACGCGCCGCTGTCGCGCACCATCTTCTTCGGCACGCCGCCGGACCACATGAAGGCGGCCGCCGATGCCGCCGTTGCCGGGCTCAACGCCGGTATCGAGGCGGCGCGCGCCGGCAACCGCGCCGGCGACATTGCCGCCGCGATGGAACGGGAACTCTGGAAGGTCGGCATCGAGCGGCCGAACCGCTGCGGCTATGCCACCGGCCTTGCCTATCCGCCGGACTGGGGCGAGCACACCGTCTCCATCCGCACCAGCGACGACACGCTGCTGAAGCCGGGCATGACGCTACATTTCATGCCGGGCCTGTGGATGGATGACTGGGGGCTGGAAATCACCGAGACCATTCTGATCAGGGAAGACGGTCCGGCCGAGGCGCTCTGCAATATCGAGCGCAAACTGTTTGTGAAAGACTGA
- the argE gene encoding acetylornithine deacetylase produces the protein MTELAACRDILADLVAFPSVSSESNLPVIAYIADRLADIGARVEIFTDETGTKANLFASLGPEVSGGLMLSGHTDVVPVDAHMWTSDPFELAERDGRLYGRGTADMKGFIACCLARRERLAEAAERRPIHFAFTHDEEIGCIGARNLVEHLRDRAIRPGLAIVGEPTLMRVIEGHKGCCEYTVTFTGRSGHSSAPDAGVNAVEYAARYISRLLELREGLVARTPVGSRYEPPYATLNVGGLEGGMSHNVIAPRAVLKWETRPVVAEDLGYVKQEIAEYCRTTLLPEMRRHTPEAGIETEVIGEAAALFPKNANSARDLAFALTGENRADVVPFGTEAGFFQEIGMDVVVCGPGSIDQAHKPDEFISAEQLFQCLAMLDRLAERWA, from the coding sequence ATGACCGAACTTGCCGCCTGTCGGGACATTCTCGCGGACCTCGTCGCCTTCCCTTCGGTTTCAAGCGAAAGCAATCTGCCCGTGATCGCCTATATCGCCGACCGGCTGGCCGATATCGGCGCGCGGGTCGAGATCTTCACCGACGAGACGGGAACCAAGGCCAATCTGTTCGCCTCACTCGGTCCGGAGGTCTCCGGCGGGCTGATGCTCTCCGGCCATACGGATGTCGTGCCGGTCGACGCGCATATGTGGACGAGCGATCCCTTTGAACTCGCCGAGCGCGACGGCCGGCTTTATGGACGCGGCACGGCGGATATGAAGGGCTTCATCGCCTGCTGCCTTGCCCGCCGCGAACGGCTTGCGGAAGCTGCGGAACGGCGCCCCATCCACTTCGCCTTCACCCATGACGAGGAGATCGGCTGCATCGGCGCGAGGAACCTGGTCGAACACCTGAGGGACCGCGCCATTCGGCCGGGCCTTGCGATCGTCGGCGAACCGACGCTGATGCGGGTGATCGAGGGGCACAAGGGCTGTTGCGAATATACCGTGACCTTTACCGGCCGTTCCGGCCACTCCTCCGCGCCGGATGCCGGAGTCAATGCCGTGGAATATGCCGCGCGCTACATTTCCCGCCTCCTGGAGCTGCGCGAGGGGCTGGTGGCACGTACACCCGTCGGCTCGCGCTACGAACCGCCCTATGCGACGCTCAATGTCGGCGGTCTGGAGGGCGGCATGTCGCATAATGTGATCGCGCCGCGCGCGGTGCTGAAATGGGAAACACGGCCGGTGGTGGCCGAGGATCTTGGCTACGTGAAGCAGGAGATCGCCGAATATTGTCGCACGACGCTTCTGCCCGAAATGCGCCGGCACACGCCGGAAGCGGGCATCGAAACGGAGGTGATCGGCGAGGCGGCGGCGCTCTTTCCCAAAAACGCCAACAGCGCCCGCGACCTTGCCTTTGCGCTCACCGGCGAGAACCGGGCAGACGTCGTGCCCTTCGGCACGGAAGCCGGCTTCTTTCAGGAGATCGGCATGGATGTCGTGGTCTGCGGGCCGGGCTCGATCGACCAGGCGCACAAGCCGGATGAGTTCATCAGCGCCGAGCAGCTTTTCCAATGCCTTGCCATGCTCGACCGGCTTGCGGAGCGCTGGGCATGA
- a CDS encoding GTP-binding protein: MLQNNDTRLPVTVLSGFLGAGKTTLLNHILNNREGRRVAVIVNDMSEVNIDADLVREGGADLSRTEETMVEMTNGCICCTLRDDLLTEVRRLSEEKRFDYLLIEGTGIAEPLPVAATFSWRDERGQSLSDLARLDTMVTVVDAVNILREYGGHEFLKDRGEVAGTADERTLVDLHVEQIEFADVVVVNKVSDVTPEERENVVKIVRALNADARIIETDFSRVDLDELLDTGLFSEDKASQHPLWAKELYGFADHVPETEEYGISSFVYRARAPFDPLKFDAFTRMNFPGLIRAKGHFWLATRPDFAGEFSLAGAIVRNGPLGRWWAAVPKSRWPNAPELRQMIDDCWDEVYGDRRQEIVFIGAGMDKAAIREALDDCLIDTGPTFNERDFEFLTDPFPSWTRG; encoded by the coding sequence ATGCTGCAAAACAACGACACCCGTCTCCCCGTTACCGTTCTTTCGGGCTTTCTCGGCGCCGGCAAGACCACCCTGCTCAACCATATTCTCAACAATCGCGAGGGACGGCGGGTCGCGGTGATCGTCAACGACATGAGCGAGGTGAATATCGACGCCGATCTCGTGCGCGAGGGCGGCGCCGATCTGTCGCGCACGGAGGAAACCATGGTGGAGATGACCAATGGCTGCATCTGCTGCACGCTGCGCGACGACCTTCTGACCGAGGTGCGGCGGCTCTCGGAGGAGAAGCGCTTCGACTACCTACTCATCGAAGGAACGGGCATCGCCGAGCCGCTGCCGGTGGCGGCGACCTTTTCATGGCGCGACGAGCGCGGCCAGAGCCTGTCCGATCTCGCGCGGCTCGACACGATGGTGACCGTGGTCGATGCGGTGAACATTCTTCGCGAATATGGCGGCCACGAATTCCTGAAGGATCGCGGCGAAGTCGCGGGCACGGCCGATGAACGCACGCTGGTCGATCTCCATGTCGAACAGATCGAATTCGCCGATGTCGTCGTCGTCAACAAGGTCTCGGATGTCACGCCCGAGGAACGTGAAAATGTCGTCAAGATCGTGCGGGCGCTGAACGCCGACGCAAGGATCATCGAGACGGATTTCAGCCGCGTCGATCTCGACGAACTGCTCGACACCGGCCTTTTCAGCGAGGACAAGGCCAGCCAGCATCCGCTCTGGGCCAAGGAACTCTACGGTTTTGCCGACCACGTGCCGGAAACCGAGGAATACGGCATTTCGAGCTTCGTCTACCGGGCGCGCGCGCCGTTCGATCCGCTGAAATTCGATGCGTTCACCCGGATGAATTTCCCCGGCCTGATCCGCGCCAAGGGACATTTCTGGCTGGCGACGCGGCCGGACTTCGCCGGCGAATTCTCGCTTGCCGGAGCGATCGTGCGCAACGGCCCGCTGGGGCGCTGGTGGGCCGCCGTGCCGAAGAGTCGCTGGCCGAACGCTCCGGAGCTTCGGCAGATGATCGATGATTGCTGGGACGAGGTCTATGGCGACCGCCGCCAGGAAATCGTCTTCATCGGCGCCGGCATGGACAAGGCGGCGATCCGGGAAGCGCTTGACGATTGCCTGATCGACACCGGGCCTACGTTCAATGAACGCGATTTCGAGTTCCTGACCGACCCGTTTCCGTCGTGGACGAGAGGCTGA